In Deltaproteobacteria bacterium, a single genomic region encodes these proteins:
- a CDS encoding response regulator has translation MSELRQPSPEHHGSTPPLGEIVEHMCEGVAVLSGEDLRIGYANPALLELLGGSKDQILGRDLRDFVAGDDAKRIGEPLQQGECRHLDVVLSNAGGEDRLVSLTVAQRPMAQGPAIVVTAFDLGDRHARMHRDRERLRTAGRRKDEFIAMLGHELRNPLAPLRHAAELLENAEREGTTADSLPAITQLIRRQVDHMARLIADLLDIGRTTSGRLRLRREPTRLADVLDTAIESTARLASRRHNQFVRTCPDGGDVVLDADPVRLTQVVTNLLSNAIKYSGDGGSITLACAVEGEWLRLEISDDGCGIASDELEAIFEPFYQTDASLDRTAGGLGVGLALVRRIVELHGGTVVAHSDGLGRGARFVVRLPGVRHEPPPRSPTPVPIDPPPPGLRVLVVDDNEDAAVMLALLLTRRGCTVDTAVLGQQGLALMLSKPYDLAIVDIGLPDIDGYAVAQSVVATGHCPARLVALTGYGQADDRARALAAGFHEHVVKPLTPRQLDLILGQAARA, from the coding sequence GTGAGCGAGCTGCGACAGCCTTCCCCCGAGCACCATGGATCGACTCCGCCGCTGGGCGAGATCGTCGAGCACATGTGCGAGGGCGTGGCGGTGCTGTCGGGCGAGGACCTTCGCATCGGCTACGCCAACCCGGCACTGCTGGAGCTGCTCGGTGGCAGCAAGGACCAGATCCTCGGCCGCGACCTGCGTGACTTCGTGGCAGGCGACGACGCCAAGCGCATCGGAGAACCGCTACAACAGGGCGAGTGTCGCCACCTCGACGTGGTGCTGTCGAACGCTGGCGGCGAGGATCGACTCGTGAGCCTGACGGTCGCCCAGCGGCCGATGGCGCAGGGGCCGGCCATCGTGGTGACGGCCTTCGATCTCGGCGATCGCCACGCGCGCATGCACCGGGATCGCGAACGGCTTCGCACGGCGGGCCGTCGCAAGGACGAGTTCATCGCCATGCTCGGGCACGAGCTGCGCAACCCGCTCGCGCCGCTTCGACACGCGGCCGAGCTGCTGGAGAACGCCGAGCGCGAGGGCACCACTGCCGATTCGCTGCCCGCGATCACGCAGCTCATCCGGCGACAGGTCGATCACATGGCGCGACTGATCGCCGATCTGCTCGACATCGGGCGCACCACCAGCGGGCGGCTGCGACTGCGACGCGAGCCGACCCGGCTCGCCGACGTGCTCGACACCGCGATCGAGAGCACCGCCCGGCTCGCGAGTCGCCGCCACAACCAGTTCGTTCGCACCTGCCCCGACGGCGGCGACGTGGTGCTCGACGCGGACCCCGTGCGGCTCACGCAGGTGGTGACCAACCTGCTGAGCAACGCGATCAAGTACTCTGGCGACGGCGGATCCATCACGCTGGCCTGCGCGGTAGAGGGCGAGTGGCTCCGCCTCGAGATCAGCGACGACGGCTGCGGCATCGCCAGCGACGAGCTCGAGGCGATCTTCGAGCCGTTCTATCAAACCGATGCCAGCCTCGATCGCACCGCCGGCGGACTGGGCGTCGGGCTCGCGTTGGTGCGTCGCATCGTCGAGCTCCACGGCGGTACCGTGGTCGCGCACAGCGATGGGCTCGGTCGTGGCGCGCGCTTCGTGGTGCGGCTGCCCGGCGTCCGACACGAGCCGCCGCCGCGCTCGCCCACGCCGGTGCCCATCGATCCACCGCCGCCCGGGCTGCGCGTGCTCGTCGTCGACGACAACGAAGACGCCGCCGTGATGCTTGCGTTGCTGCTGACGCGCCGGGGCTGCACCGTCGACACCGCGGTGCTGGGACAACAGGGCCTCGCGCTGATGTTGTCGAAGCCCTATGACCTCGCGATCGTCGACATCGGTCTGCCCGACATCGACGGCTATGCGGTCGCGCAGAGCGTGGTCGCGACCGGACACTGTCCCGCGCGGCTGGTCGCGCTGACGGGCTACGGACAGGCGGACGACCGGGCGCGCGCCTTGGCAGCGGGCTTCCACGAGCACGTGGTCAAGCCGCTCACGCCGCGTCAGCTCGATCTGATCCTCGGCCAGGCCGCGCGCGCGTAG
- a CDS encoding HAMP domain-containing histidine kinase, producing MTKPHDPATPPVAALARRIAHDIRSPLGVITGALEDLARNSTGGTTSPMLALASRSTRRLDWLARRMHWLAQATNGAAEATPDDRQQLSQIVAQAVESAQAVGGRRGILIEISSDGADREWRGAKPMGHVCEELLHNALRHAKTNVRVVHGGGRVLIEDDGVGVPEARRASLMEPLATTSSGFGLWLCTQLLMQCDARLRFDPAHQGGARFMVESTTGSL from the coding sequence ATGACGAAGCCGCACGACCCGGCGACGCCGCCGGTCGCCGCGCTGGCGCGTCGCATCGCACACGACATTCGTTCTCCGCTAGGGGTCATCACCGGCGCGCTCGAGGATCTCGCGCGCAACTCGACCGGTGGTACGACCTCCCCGATGCTGGCGCTCGCGTCGCGCTCGACGCGACGGCTCGACTGGCTCGCACGTCGCATGCACTGGCTCGCGCAAGCCACCAATGGCGCCGCCGAAGCCACGCCCGACGACCGACAGCAGCTGTCGCAGATCGTCGCGCAGGCGGTGGAGTCGGCGCAGGCGGTGGGCGGACGCCGCGGCATCCTCATCGAGATCTCGAGCGACGGTGCGGACCGGGAGTGGCGCGGTGCCAAGCCCATGGGCCACGTGTGCGAGGAGCTCTTGCACAACGCCCTGCGGCACGCCAAGACCAACGTGCGGGTCGTGCACGGGGGTGGTCGCGTTCTGATCGAAGACGACGGCGTCGGCGTGCCCGAGGCCCGTCGCGCGTCGTTGATGGAGCCGCTCGCAACCACGAGCTCGGGCTTCGGGCTGTGGTTGTGCACACAGCTTCTGATGCAGTGCGACGCCCGACTGCGTTTCGATCCCGCCCATCAGGGCGGCGCGCGTTTCATGGTGGAGTCGACGACAGGATCTTTGTGA
- a CDS encoding sigma-54-dependent Fis family transcriptional regulator yields MATGGDRLLVVDDDEPTCEFLATVLGADGFQVEWETSADAAMERLRETAFDAVLTDLHMAGMDGLELCRAAGEVQPGLPVIVVTGNTELEAAIAAMRSGAYDFITKPVDTKLLAHQVRRAVGVRELRTRVNWLERELAKVTGTGKLIGQSRAMRDVFEMVARIADADASVLITGESGTGKELVARAIHDAGPRAKRPFVAVNCAAVPASLLESELFGHVKGAFTDARRDREGLFVQATGGTLFLDEIGELPLEMQPKLLRALQERRVRPVGGDDEVPFDVRIITATNRDLEAEVAGDRFREDLLYRIDVVRLELPPLRTRGHDVLLLAQHFLDKYAGPGVRKVERFSESAAEKLLAYDWPGNVRELENSIERAVALARFDAIAVEDLPRKITEHKSKDVSLDAEDTSELLSLEQLEARYVRKVLAMTGGNKTRAAQILGIDRRSLYRRLGRTTQ; encoded by the coding sequence GTGGCCACCGGTGGTGATCGATTGCTCGTGGTCGACGACGACGAGCCGACGTGCGAGTTCCTCGCCACGGTGCTGGGGGCCGACGGCTTCCAGGTCGAGTGGGAGACCTCCGCGGACGCGGCGATGGAGCGCCTGCGCGAGACTGCCTTCGACGCGGTGCTGACCGACCTGCACATGGCGGGGATGGACGGCCTCGAGCTGTGCCGTGCCGCCGGCGAGGTGCAACCGGGCCTGCCCGTCATCGTGGTGACCGGCAACACCGAGCTCGAGGCTGCGATCGCTGCGATGCGTTCGGGCGCCTACGACTTCATCACGAAGCCGGTCGATACCAAGCTGCTCGCGCACCAAGTCCGACGCGCCGTCGGTGTCCGTGAGCTGCGCACGCGCGTGAACTGGCTCGAGCGCGAGCTGGCCAAGGTCACGGGCACCGGCAAGCTCATCGGTCAGAGCCGTGCGATGCGCGACGTGTTCGAGATGGTGGCGCGGATCGCCGACGCCGACGCCAGCGTGCTCATCACCGGCGAGAGCGGCACCGGCAAGGAGCTGGTCGCGCGAGCGATCCACGACGCCGGACCCCGCGCCAAGCGTCCCTTCGTGGCGGTGAACTGCGCCGCGGTGCCGGCGAGCCTGCTGGAGAGCGAGCTCTTCGGGCACGTCAAGGGCGCCTTCACCGATGCCCGCCGCGATCGCGAGGGCCTGTTCGTGCAGGCCACTGGTGGCACGCTCTTCCTCGACGAGATCGGCGAGCTGCCGCTCGAGATGCAGCCCAAACTGCTGCGCGCGCTGCAGGAGCGCCGTGTGCGGCCGGTCGGCGGCGACGACGAAGTACCGTTCGACGTCCGCATCATCACGGCGACCAACCGCGATCTCGAGGCCGAGGTGGCCGGCGATCGCTTCCGTGAGGACCTGCTCTACCGCATCGACGTGGTCCGGCTCGAGCTGCCGCCGCTGCGGACCCGAGGCCACGACGTGCTGCTGCTCGCACAGCACTTCCTCGACAAGTACGCCGGCCCTGGCGTACGCAAGGTCGAGCGCTTCAGCGAGTCGGCGGCCGAGAAGCTGCTCGCGTACGACTGGCCGGGCAACGTCCGCGAACTCGAGAACTCGATCGAGCGCGCCGTCGCGCTGGCCCGCTTCGACGCCATCGCCGTCGAAGACCTGCCGCGCAAGATCACCGAGCACAAGTCGAAGGACGTCTCCCTCGATGCCGAGGACACCAGCGAGCTGCTCTCGTTGGAGCAGCTCGAGGCTCGTTACGTCCGCAAGGTGCTCGCCATGACCGGCGGCAACAAGACCCGTGCGGCGCAGATCCTCGGCATCGACCGACGCAGCCTGTACCGTCGTCTGGGCAGGACCACGCAATGA
- a CDS encoding HAMP domain-containing histidine kinase, which translates to MNDLASFIEAHKREIMAAWQTRAIEALSLAAEDQPKLLNDLPAFIDELIVCLREGTEQGNHRGSARAHGRQRKHIGLDIGGLAIEFSLIAIAVLDLTRRHGHEVADRELEVLLRTIAQGTEQSVTEYAALRDREISEQAARHYSFVAHELRTPLHNARLATALLEHDIGDPRAHLERVGRALDAVAGIVDDSLVSARIRVSPQPRYEDIELAAVVGDVIDACRLAADRRRLELVSELGHDRIEADRRLLTSVLVNLVANAIKFSHIGHAVTVRVTSVDDRVRFEVIDACGGMPEDLPGRLFQPYAQEGSDRSGFGLGLMIVKQAVDAHGGTVRIDNSPGVGCCFIVELPRARMQSPDEPA; encoded by the coding sequence ATGAACGACCTCGCCAGCTTCATCGAGGCCCACAAGCGCGAGATCATGGCCGCGTGGCAGACGCGCGCGATCGAGGCGCTGTCGCTCGCCGCCGAGGACCAACCCAAGCTCCTCAACGACCTGCCGGCCTTCATCGACGAGCTGATCGTGTGCCTGCGCGAGGGCACCGAGCAGGGCAACCATCGCGGCAGCGCCCGCGCCCATGGGCGCCAGCGCAAACACATCGGGCTCGACATCGGCGGCCTCGCGATCGAGTTCTCACTGATCGCCATCGCAGTACTCGACCTCACCCGCCGCCATGGCCACGAGGTGGCCGACCGCGAGCTCGAGGTGCTGCTGCGGACGATTGCCCAGGGCACCGAGCAGTCGGTCACCGAGTACGCCGCACTGCGCGACCGCGAGATTTCGGAGCAGGCCGCGCGCCACTACTCGTTCGTCGCCCACGAGCTGCGCACGCCGTTGCACAACGCCCGGCTCGCGACCGCACTGCTCGAGCACGACATCGGCGATCCGCGCGCGCACCTCGAGCGGGTCGGTCGTGCGCTCGATGCGGTGGCGGGCATCGTCGACGACTCGCTGGTGAGCGCCCGCATCCGCGTGAGCCCGCAGCCGCGCTACGAGGACATCGAGCTCGCCGCGGTCGTGGGCGACGTCATCGACGCCTGTCGACTCGCCGCCGATCGTCGTCGCCTCGAGCTGGTGAGCGAGCTCGGCCACGATCGCATCGAAGCCGATCGACGGCTGCTGACCTCGGTGCTGGTGAACCTCGTCGCCAACGCCATCAAGTTCTCCCACATCGGCCACGCGGTGACCGTGCGAGTGACCAGCGTCGACGACCGCGTGCGATTCGAGGTCATCGACGCGTGCGGCGGCATGCCCGAGGACCTGCCCGGCCGCCTGTTCCAGCCCTACGCGCAAGAAGGCAGCGATCGCAGCGGCTTCGGACTGGGGCTGATGATCGTCAAGCAGGCCGTCGACGCGCACGGCGGCACCGTTCGCATCGACAACTCGCCGGGCGTGGGCTGCTGCTTCATCGTCGAGCTGCCGCGGGCCCGCATGCAGAGCCCCGACGAGCCCGCGTAG
- a CDS encoding DUF4142 domain-containing protein gives MTTTTKKLAPFLLALATAAACQHSSDTDASTEAPGTRRVLVVPAQDVLQVAADEDAARREREAQTPVETTTEPAPEPIAPLVTEADRAFLRDAMLDAQIEIALGETALQYAERDDVKAFARMMVDDHTAASMQLAQLAGELNVTLPADSNDRLARRRADLAQWHGRRFDRVYAERMVAAHVEAVEAVRLVANSGTQPELRGWAEKTLPTLEEHLQHAQKLLRDIPTEPVARR, from the coding sequence ATGACGACGACGACGAAGAAACTCGCTCCGTTCCTGTTGGCCCTCGCGACGGCGGCTGCGTGCCAGCACTCGTCCGACACCGACGCCTCGACCGAGGCGCCTGGCACCCGACGCGTGTTGGTGGTGCCCGCCCAGGATGTGCTGCAGGTGGCGGCCGACGAGGACGCGGCGCGCCGCGAGCGTGAGGCGCAGACGCCGGTGGAGACCACCACCGAGCCCGCTCCAGAGCCCATCGCACCGCTGGTGACCGAGGCCGATCGCGCCTTCTTGCGCGACGCGATGCTCGATGCACAGATCGAGATCGCGCTCGGCGAGACCGCACTACAGTACGCCGAGCGCGACGACGTCAAGGCGTTCGCGCGGATGATGGTCGATGATCACACGGCCGCGTCGATGCAGCTGGCCCAGCTCGCCGGTGAGCTGAACGTGACGCTGCCGGCGGACTCCAACGATCGCCTCGCGCGTCGCCGGGCCGATCTCGCGCAGTGGCACGGTCGGCGCTTCGACCGGGTGTACGCCGAGCGCATGGTCGCGGCCCACGTCGAGGCGGTGGAGGCGGTCCGCCTGGTCGCGAACTCCGGCACGCAGCCGGAGCTCCGCGGCTGGGCCGAGAAGACCCTGCCGACGCTGGAGGAGCACCTGCAGCACGCGCAGAAGCTCCTGCGCGACATCCCGACCGAGCCGGTGGCCCGGCGCTGA
- a CDS encoding magnesium transporter CorA family protein yields MLCEHQATVAGVDPWRGWSAWWIHADCPDEGERARLRQLGVPAQLLGDALDPDELPRSCESGDTRFVSLRVLSDGRRGGSRRATTTFAFLLRADALLTVATRPTHVLDRLAGSPAGAPEGAGRVVVAVIQAVAGEYLREIVRIDDDIERLERQLRRSQRNCEVIGLLDLQRRLVRLVHALEGNRDVVRGLVDDAVPELGAVGDALSRAAVEIEQALEMARVTEQMLDQTMDAFTSVISNNLNVVMKFLAALTIVLTIPTIVGGMWGMNVPVPWADQRWAFAALNAGTIAVCVAIALWFRGRGWW; encoded by the coding sequence ATGCTCTGCGAGCACCAAGCCACCGTTGCCGGCGTCGATCCCTGGCGGGGATGGAGCGCGTGGTGGATCCACGCCGACTGCCCCGACGAGGGCGAGCGCGCCCGCCTCCGACAGCTCGGCGTGCCCGCGCAGCTGCTGGGCGACGCCCTCGATCCCGACGAGCTGCCGCGAAGCTGCGAGTCCGGGGACACGCGCTTCGTCTCGTTGCGCGTGCTCTCCGATGGACGTCGGGGCGGCAGCCGCCGCGCGACCACGACCTTCGCGTTCTTGCTACGTGCCGACGCACTGCTGACCGTCGCGACGCGCCCCACCCATGTGCTCGATCGGCTGGCCGGGTCGCCCGCGGGGGCCCCCGAGGGCGCCGGCCGGGTCGTGGTGGCGGTGATCCAGGCGGTGGCAGGCGAATACCTGCGGGAAATCGTGCGCATCGACGACGACATCGAGCGACTCGAGCGGCAGCTGCGTCGCTCGCAGCGCAACTGCGAGGTCATCGGGTTGCTCGACCTGCAGCGGCGGCTCGTCCGCCTGGTTCATGCGCTCGAGGGCAACCGCGACGTCGTGCGCGGCTTGGTCGACGACGCCGTGCCCGAGCTGGGCGCGGTCGGAGACGCGTTGTCGCGCGCTGCGGTGGAGATCGAGCAGGCGCTGGAGATGGCGCGCGTCACCGAGCAGATGCTCGATCAGACCATGGATGCCTTCACCTCGGTCATCTCGAACAACCTCAACGTGGTGATGAAGTTCCTTGCGGCGCTCACCATCGTGCTGACGATCCCGACCATCGTCGGTGGCATGTGGGGGATGAACGTGCCGGTGCCGTGGGCCGACCAGCGGTGGGCGTTCGCGGCACTGAATGCCGGCACGATCGCGGTCTGCGTCGCGATCGCGCTGTGGTTCCGAGGTCGCGGCTGGTGGTGA
- a CDS encoding BamA/TamA family outer membrane protein, with translation MSPRAAARLRHALRQVCTALLLVLATACAHRRTTLETVAGATARIRHVTVDGNDSVKDGDIESHMNLQESKWFPRPKREWFLEGLIPVDRARIEEYYASRGFHDAHVVSFTHETHRKGKVVDLHVEVVENDPTRVRSIEFAWPDGEPAGPPDRHASKDAIQTHCALGRDEPFDVGELTASESTMRAALMQRGYAFAEVIGHAEVDRAARTADVRYELRPGPFVRLGEIRITGLRAVPESAVRVEIEGFEGKPFAPSRLDQLEQAVYGLDVFSTVTVVPDETPVNGTVGLTIDVSESAPQSVRLGVGLGFDPTRWQQYGVMKYSHTNIDRKLARFDLRLQVGYAELPALWDPQQHGPVAELAPTIRRKGFLERKLVWTASPSIELGIQNGYQFYAPKTRVGVSRFFTRFFELDLSHNFRFVDFFDVDPGLDTRGSILGLDFRDPYILSFIELRATAHLTDRLLDPQHGVVVGATWGLAGGIFGGNYDYNRVTPELRAYWTPLRNRLQFAGRAEVGMILPFGDEPGAPFDLAYYLGGSNTVRGFGYRTISPRIDSCRSGSCRVIPIGGQSMVNASAEVRVRLWRDLWLVGFGDMGDVRAAVTRFTPSQWNYTMGPGLRYHSKIGVFRLDAGFRLNTTGYGRDQPIGAVHFGLGEAF, from the coding sequence GTGTCCCCCCGCGCAGCAGCTCGGCTGCGCCACGCGCTGCGTCAGGTCTGCACCGCGCTGCTGCTCGTGCTGGCGACGGCATGTGCACACCGGCGCACGACCCTCGAGACCGTCGCCGGCGCCACGGCTCGCATCCGCCACGTGACGGTCGACGGCAACGACTCGGTGAAGGACGGCGACATCGAGTCCCACATGAACCTGCAGGAGTCGAAGTGGTTCCCGCGGCCCAAGCGCGAGTGGTTCCTCGAGGGCTTGATCCCGGTCGACCGCGCACGCATCGAGGAGTACTACGCCTCGCGAGGATTCCACGACGCCCATGTGGTCTCGTTCACCCACGAGACCCATCGCAAGGGCAAGGTCGTCGATCTCCACGTCGAGGTGGTGGAGAACGACCCCACGCGCGTGCGATCGATCGAGTTCGCATGGCCCGACGGCGAGCCCGCGGGCCCGCCCGATCGCCACGCCAGCAAAGACGCGATCCAGACCCACTGTGCGCTGGGACGCGACGAGCCCTTCGACGTCGGCGAGCTGACCGCGTCGGAGTCCACCATGCGGGCGGCGCTCATGCAGCGCGGCTACGCGTTCGCCGAGGTCATCGGCCATGCCGAGGTCGATCGCGCCGCTCGCACCGCCGACGTGCGCTACGAGCTTCGTCCGGGGCCGTTCGTGCGGCTGGGCGAGATCCGCATCACGGGCCTTCGTGCGGTCCCGGAATCCGCGGTTCGCGTCGAGATCGAGGGCTTCGAAGGCAAGCCGTTCGCGCCATCGCGGCTCGACCAGCTCGAGCAAGCGGTCTACGGCCTCGACGTCTTCTCGACCGTCACGGTGGTGCCCGACGAGACGCCAGTGAACGGCACCGTCGGCCTGACCATCGACGTCAGCGAGAGCGCGCCGCAGTCCGTGCGGCTGGGCGTGGGACTCGGCTTCGATCCAACCCGCTGGCAGCAGTACGGCGTCATGAAGTACAGCCACACCAACATCGATCGCAAGCTCGCACGCTTCGATCTGCGGCTGCAGGTGGGCTACGCCGAGCTGCCGGCGCTGTGGGACCCGCAGCAACATGGGCCGGTCGCGGAGCTGGCCCCGACGATCCGACGCAAGGGCTTCCTCGAGCGCAAGCTGGTGTGGACGGCATCGCCGTCGATCGAGCTCGGGATCCAGAACGGCTACCAGTTCTATGCGCCCAAGACTCGGGTCGGCGTGTCGCGCTTCTTCACGCGATTCTTCGAGCTCGACCTCAGCCACAACTTCCGCTTCGTCGACTTCTTCGACGTCGACCCGGGGCTCGACACCCGCGGCTCCATCCTCGGGCTCGACTTCCGCGACCCGTACATCCTCAGCTTCATCGAGCTGCGGGCGACCGCCCACCTGACCGATCGGCTGCTCGATCCACAGCACGGCGTGGTCGTCGGCGCCACCTGGGGCCTCGCTGGCGGCATCTTCGGCGGCAACTACGACTACAACCGCGTGACACCGGAGCTACGCGCCTACTGGACACCGCTGCGCAACCGCCTGCAGTTCGCCGGCCGTGCCGAGGTCGGGATGATCCTCCCCTTCGGCGACGAGCCCGGGGCGCCGTTCGACCTCGCGTACTACCTCGGCGGCTCGAACACCGTGCGCGGGTTCGGCTACCGCACGATCTCTCCGCGCATCGACTCGTGTCGCAGCGGCAGCTGTCGCGTGATCCCGATCGGTGGACAGAGCATGGTCAACGCCAGCGCGGAGGTCCGCGTGCGACTGTGGCGAGACCTGTGGCTGGTCGGCTTCGGCGACATGGGCGACGTGCGGGCGGCCGTGACCCGCTTCACGCCGTCGCAGTGGAACTACACGATGGGGCCGGGCCTGCGCTACCACAGCAAGATCGGCGTGTTCCGGTTGGACGCCGGCTTCCGACTCAACACCACCGGCTACGGCCGCGATCAGCCGATCGGCGCCGTGCACTTCGGGCTGGGTGAGGCGTTCTGA